One part of the Nocardioides zeae genome encodes these proteins:
- a CDS encoding uracil-DNA glycosylase, with translation MSLHGLVEKGLVAADWAEAMREVDPTIDDRVAALGQFLRAEIAAGRPYLPAGEHVFRAFARPLADVRVLVVGQDPYPTPGHPIGLSFAVARDVRPIPRSLANIYRELHDDLGLTPPPHGDLTAWADQGVMLLNRCLTVRPGASGSHRGQGWEHVTATAITAWVRRGGPRVALLWGRDAQGLAPHLGDVPSVASVHPSPLSASRGFFGSRPFSKVNALLEEQGGQPVDWALPD, from the coding sequence GTGAGCCTGCACGGACTGGTGGAGAAGGGCCTCGTCGCCGCGGACTGGGCGGAGGCGATGCGCGAGGTCGACCCGACGATCGACGACCGGGTCGCCGCCCTCGGGCAGTTCCTCCGCGCGGAGATCGCGGCCGGCCGGCCCTACCTGCCCGCGGGCGAGCACGTGTTCCGGGCGTTCGCACGGCCGCTGGCCGACGTGCGGGTGCTCGTCGTGGGCCAGGATCCCTACCCCACCCCGGGCCACCCCATCGGCCTCAGCTTCGCGGTCGCCCGCGACGTGCGACCGATCCCCCGCAGCCTCGCCAACATCTACCGCGAGCTCCACGACGACCTCGGCCTCACGCCCCCGCCGCACGGCGACCTCACCGCGTGGGCCGACCAGGGCGTCATGCTCCTGAACCGCTGCCTCACGGTGCGCCCCGGCGCCTCCGGATCGCACCGCGGCCAGGGCTGGGAGCACGTGACGGCGACGGCGATCACGGCGTGGGTACGACGCGGTGGACCCCGCGTCGCCCTCCTCTGGGGCCGCGACGCGCAGGGCCTCGCACCGCACCTCGGCGACGTGCCCTCCGTCGCGTCGGTGCACCCGTCCCCGTTGTCGGCCAGCCGCGGGTTCTTCGGGTCGCGACCGTTCTCCAAGGTCAACGCGCTGCTCGAGGAGCAGGGCGGCCAGCCGGTCGACTGGGCGTTGCCGGACTGA
- a CDS encoding pyridoxal phosphate-dependent decarboxylase family protein has protein sequence MNGDEVLARLAELQQGDLPTHGGRTLAYVYDSGLAEVDRVGREAVAAYAATNGLDPTAFPSTLTMENEVVGLTADLLGAPETVVGTVTSGGTESVLLAVQGARDARPDVAAPRMVLPSTVHAAFLKAAHYFGVEAVVVPVGPDHRADVAATRAAVEADPERTVLVVASAPSYAHGVVDPVTDLAAIAAEHGTRCHVDACIGGWVLPYAARLGRDVPPWTFAVPGVTSISVDLHKYAYAPKGTSVLLHRTPELRRPQFFASADWPGYTMLNTTLQSTKSGGPLAGAWAVLRTIGDEGYLELTRTLLEGVDALVAGVRAIDGLHLVAEPDSSLVTVATDGTCDVFTIADELAAAGWLAQPQLTFAGQPPTLHLSLSAATDVGAFLAALRSAVAVAVERGPVAVDPGIVEFVQALDPAALSDADFDGLLAAVGMVGGEEGPGLPERMGEINALLDVGSPRLREALLTAFLDRLARPVRTI, from the coding sequence ATGAACGGCGACGAGGTGCTCGCCCGGCTGGCCGAGCTGCAGCAGGGCGACCTGCCGACGCACGGCGGTCGCACGCTGGCCTACGTCTACGACTCCGGCCTCGCCGAGGTCGATCGCGTCGGGCGGGAGGCGGTGGCCGCGTACGCCGCGACGAACGGCCTCGACCCGACGGCCTTCCCCAGCACGCTGACGATGGAGAACGAGGTCGTCGGGCTCACCGCGGACCTCCTCGGCGCACCGGAGACGGTGGTCGGCACGGTCACCTCCGGCGGCACGGAGTCGGTGCTGCTCGCGGTGCAGGGGGCGCGGGACGCGCGGCCCGACGTGGCGGCGCCCCGGATGGTGCTGCCCTCGACGGTGCACGCCGCGTTCCTCAAGGCGGCGCACTACTTCGGCGTCGAGGCCGTCGTCGTGCCCGTCGGACCGGACCACCGGGCCGACGTGGCCGCGACCCGGGCGGCGGTGGAGGCGGACCCGGAGCGCACGGTGCTCGTGGTGGCCAGCGCCCCGTCGTACGCCCACGGCGTCGTCGACCCCGTGACCGACCTCGCGGCGATCGCCGCGGAGCACGGCACCCGCTGCCACGTCGACGCCTGCATCGGGGGGTGGGTGCTGCCGTACGCCGCGCGCCTGGGCCGCGACGTACCGCCGTGGACGTTCGCGGTGCCCGGGGTCACGAGCATCTCGGTGGACCTGCACAAGTACGCGTACGCGCCCAAGGGGACGTCGGTGCTGCTGCACCGGACGCCGGAGCTGCGGCGCCCGCAGTTCTTCGCGTCGGCCGACTGGCCGGGCTACACGATGCTCAACACGACGCTGCAGTCGACGAAGTCGGGCGGACCGCTCGCGGGCGCCTGGGCGGTGCTGCGCACGATCGGGGACGAGGGCTACCTCGAGCTGACGCGCACGCTGCTGGAGGGCGTCGACGCGCTGGTCGCGGGGGTCCGCGCGATCGACGGGCTCCACCTCGTCGCCGAGCCGGACTCGAGCCTGGTGACGGTCGCGACCGACGGCACCTGCGACGTCTTCACCATCGCCGACGAGCTCGCCGCCGCGGGGTGGCTGGCGCAGCCGCAGCTGACCTTCGCCGGCCAGCCGCCGACGCTGCACCTGTCGCTGAGCGCGGCGACGGACGTCGGGGCGTTCCTGGCGGCGCTGCGCTCCGCGGTGGCCGTCGCGGTCGAGCGCGGGCCGGTCGCGGTGGACCCGGGCATCGTGGAGTTCGTGCAGGCGCTCGACCCCGCGGCGCTCTCCGACGCCGACTTCGACGGCCTGCTGGCCGCGGTCGGCATGGTCGGCGGCGAGGAAGGTCCGGGCCTGCCCGAGCGGATGGGCGAGATCAACGCGCTGCTCGACGTCGGGAGCCCGCGGCTGCGCGAGGCGCTGCTGACGGCGTTCCTCGACCGGCTGGCGCGGCCGGTGCGGACGATCTGA
- a CDS encoding alpha/beta fold hydrolase: MDLLPKPDQVVAATGNVAHKVLYGGLADLRPMPRVLIDDGQLREVYHYRPDPSAPETGDPVLLVTPLAAPATCFDLRRGCSLVEHLVRGGRPTYLVEYGQVSFRDRNLGMEHWISEVVPTAIREVSEHAGGRPVHVVGWSLGGIFSVLTVANDPDLPVASLSVVGSPFDLSRVPLIAPLRPLLNLDLLPPQLRAVTRAYQAFGGAPRPLVRWAFQLSAFQKLVTKPLALLQNLDDPEFLAQIEAVDRFTAGMIAYPGRSFGQLYHRMYRGNALLSGVFELDTPDGSTEVSLDAITCPVLVFAGANDGIAPISAVKPLTTLLPNASEVQFEVVPGGHLGMLTGRAARTTTWTALDEWVDRWSTPTPVDGPGPEGGAPSSPSAPRADRIGSNRARRYGSASSRAFG; the protein is encoded by the coding sequence ATGGACCTCCTCCCGAAGCCCGACCAGGTCGTCGCGGCCACCGGCAACGTGGCCCACAAGGTGCTGTACGGCGGGCTGGCGGACCTCCGTCCGATGCCCCGCGTGCTCATCGACGACGGGCAGCTGCGCGAGGTCTACCACTACCGGCCCGACCCGTCCGCCCCGGAGACGGGCGACCCGGTCCTGCTCGTCACGCCGCTGGCCGCGCCAGCGACGTGCTTCGACCTGCGGCGCGGCTGCTCCCTGGTCGAGCACCTGGTGCGGGGCGGTCGGCCGACCTACCTGGTGGAGTACGGCCAGGTGTCCTTCCGCGACCGCAACCTCGGGATGGAGCACTGGATCTCGGAGGTCGTGCCCACGGCGATCCGCGAGGTGTCGGAGCACGCGGGCGGACGTCCCGTGCACGTCGTCGGCTGGAGCCTCGGCGGCATCTTCTCCGTGCTGACGGTCGCCAACGACCCCGACCTGCCGGTCGCCTCCCTGTCGGTCGTCGGGTCGCCCTTCGACCTCAGCCGGGTCCCTCTCATCGCGCCGCTGCGCCCGCTGCTCAACCTCGACCTGCTGCCCCCGCAGCTGCGGGCCGTGACGCGGGCCTACCAGGCCTTCGGCGGCGCACCCCGGCCGCTCGTGCGGTGGGCGTTCCAGCTCTCGGCGTTCCAGAAGCTCGTCACCAAGCCGCTGGCGCTCCTGCAGAACCTCGACGACCCGGAGTTCCTCGCCCAGATCGAGGCCGTGGACCGGTTCACCGCCGGGATGATCGCCTACCCGGGCCGGTCGTTCGGGCAGCTCTACCACCGCATGTACCGCGGCAACGCGCTCCTCTCCGGCGTCTTCGAGCTCGACACCCCCGACGGCTCGACGGAGGTCTCGCTCGACGCGATCACGTGCCCCGTGCTCGTGTTCGCCGGAGCGAACGACGGGATCGCGCCGATCAGCGCGGTCAAGCCGCTGACGACGCTGCTGCCGAACGCGTCCGAGGTGCAGTTCGAGGTCGTGCCCGGCGGGCACCTCGGGATGCTGACGGGTCGCGCGGCCCGCACGACCACGTGGACCGCGCTGGACGAGTGGGTCGACCGCTGGTCGACGCCGACCCCGGTGGACGGGCCCGGTCCCGAGGGTGGCGCCCCCTCGTCCCCGAGCGCTCCCCGGGCCGACCGCATCGGCTCCAACCGCGCCCGCCGCTACGGATCGGCGTCGTCGCGTGCCTTCGGCTGA
- a CDS encoding dioxygenase family protein, with translation MSTQSDRMPALYIGHGAPPLLDDPVWSGQLAAWAKDLPRPKAVLIVSAHWESAPVSLSASGPGVPLVYDFGGFPAHYYQMQYATPDASALAARVAAMMPDGEPVHQHTSRGLDHGAWVPLKIMYPEADIPVLQMSLPTDDPYRLLALGERLRPLRDEGVLVIGSGFLTHGLPFLREFRIDATAPGWSVDFDLWAADALSRGDVDELAAYRSKAPGMPYAHPTVEHYTPLFITLGAALKADEPGDQRIDGFWMGLSKRSLQVA, from the coding sequence ATGAGCACGCAGTCGGACCGCATGCCGGCCCTCTACATCGGCCACGGCGCGCCGCCGCTCCTCGACGACCCGGTGTGGTCGGGCCAGCTGGCGGCCTGGGCGAAGGACCTGCCGCGACCGAAGGCCGTGCTCATCGTCTCCGCGCACTGGGAGTCGGCGCCGGTCAGCCTGAGCGCCTCGGGCCCGGGCGTGCCGCTCGTCTACGACTTCGGCGGGTTCCCTGCGCACTACTACCAGATGCAGTACGCCACCCCCGACGCCTCCGCCCTCGCCGCCCGCGTGGCGGCGATGATGCCGGACGGCGAGCCGGTCCACCAGCACACGTCACGGGGCCTCGACCACGGCGCCTGGGTGCCGCTGAAGATCATGTACCCCGAGGCCGACATCCCCGTCCTGCAGATGTCGCTGCCCACCGACGACCCCTACCGCCTCCTCGCCCTCGGCGAGCGCCTCCGCCCGCTGCGCGACGAGGGCGTGCTCGTGATCGGCTCCGGATTCCTCACCCACGGCCTGCCGTTCCTCCGCGAGTTCCGCATCGACGCGACGGCGCCGGGCTGGTCGGTCGACTTCGACCTCTGGGCCGCCGACGCGCTCTCCCGCGGCGACGTGGACGAGCTCGCGGCGTACCGCTCCAAGGCCCCCGGCATGCCCTACGCCCACCCGACCGTCGAGCACTACACGCCCCTCTTCATCACCCTCGGCGCCGCGCTGAAGGCGGACGAGCCGGGCGACCAGCGCATCGACGGCTTCTGGATGGGCCTCTCCAAGCGCTCCCTCCAGGTGGCCTGA
- a CDS encoding MFS transporter: protein MPSAEVSPAGVSGALPRSVRIGYGSGSVATGAFGTVPGLMLLPYLTDQLGIAALLAGAIVVAPKAWDVVLNPVAGRITDRSTDPRGPRRPWLLRAGLPLAVLFAVIFASPGFDSRALEAVWVLVAFLACATAYAFFQVPYVAMPAEITDSYDERTRLMTWRVALLALTILLAGASAPAIRDAVGGRDGYRVMGVAMALLIAVGVLAAYVGTRRAPVRAPAAGVGSLREQLRVVARARDFRLLLTTFLLQALATGTMLAGVDYVARHVLGNAGAATLLFVCFVGPALVLTPAWTAYGERVGKRRGYTLASLLLAAGAVVLVGAEVLPGAAVYGAVALVGVGYAGCQVFPLAMLPDAAAVDARRTGENRAGVYTGVWTAGETLGLALGPGVFAVVLALGGYVSGTDGGTSQPGSAVTAIVLGFSLLPAALTLVSLLWLRRYRLDAATVAAPEGSPA from the coding sequence GTGCCTTCGGCTGAGGTCTCCCCCGCGGGGGTGTCCGGGGCGCTCCCCCGCTCGGTCCGCATCGGCTACGGCAGCGGCTCGGTCGCGACGGGCGCCTTCGGCACGGTGCCGGGGCTGATGCTGCTGCCCTACCTCACCGACCAGCTCGGCATCGCGGCGCTGCTGGCCGGCGCCATCGTGGTCGCCCCCAAGGCCTGGGACGTCGTGCTCAACCCGGTCGCCGGCCGCATCACCGACCGGAGCACCGACCCGCGCGGGCCGCGCCGGCCGTGGCTGCTGCGCGCCGGTCTCCCGCTCGCCGTCCTGTTCGCGGTCATCTTCGCCTCGCCCGGCTTCGACTCCCGCGCCCTCGAGGCGGTCTGGGTGCTCGTCGCGTTCCTGGCGTGCGCGACGGCGTACGCCTTCTTCCAGGTGCCCTACGTCGCCATGCCCGCCGAGATCACCGACTCCTACGACGAGCGCACCCGGCTCATGACGTGGCGCGTCGCGCTCCTCGCGCTGACGATCCTGCTGGCCGGGGCGAGCGCACCCGCGATCCGGGACGCCGTCGGCGGACGGGACGGCTACCGCGTCATGGGTGTCGCGATGGCCCTCCTCATCGCCGTGGGCGTGCTCGCGGCGTACGTCGGCACGCGGCGCGCGCCCGTCCGCGCCCCCGCCGCCGGGGTCGGGAGCCTGCGCGAGCAGCTGCGGGTCGTGGCCCGGGCGCGCGACTTCCGGCTGCTGCTCACGACGTTCCTGCTGCAGGCCCTCGCGACGGGCACGATGCTGGCGGGGGTCGACTACGTCGCGCGCCACGTGCTCGGGAACGCGGGCGCGGCGACGCTGCTCTTCGTGTGCTTCGTCGGACCGGCGCTCGTGCTGACGCCGGCGTGGACGGCGTACGGCGAGCGGGTGGGCAAGCGCCGCGGCTACACGCTGGCGTCGCTGCTGCTCGCCGCGGGCGCCGTCGTGCTCGTGGGCGCGGAGGTGCTGCCGGGAGCGGCCGTGTACGGCGCGGTCGCGCTCGTCGGCGTGGGGTACGCCGGCTGCCAGGTCTTCCCGCTCGCGATGCTCCCCGACGCCGCCGCGGTCGACGCGCGGCGTACCGGTGAGAACCGCGCCGGGGTCTACACGGGCGTGTGGACCGCCGGCGAGACGCTCGGCCTCGCGCTCGGACCCGGCGTCTTCGCCGTCGTGCTGGCCCTCGGCGGCTACGTCTCGGGCACGGACGGCGGCACCAGCCAGCCCGGCTCCGCCGTCACGGCCATCGTGCTCGGCTTCTCGCTCCTGCCCGCGGCGCTCACGCTCGTGAGCCTGCTGTGGCTGCGCCGCTACCGCCTCGACGCGGCCACCGTGGCCGCCCCCGAAGGGAGTCCCGCATGA
- a CDS encoding DUF3263 domain-containing protein: MDAANAVAAAARNTPGSTALSERDLDILEFERHWWKYAGAKEQAIREKFAMSSTRYYQVLNALIDSPDALAADPLLVRRLRRLRAARQRQRSARRLGFDA, from the coding sequence ATGGATGCCGCGAACGCCGTCGCCGCCGCTGCGCGGAACACCCCCGGGAGCACTGCCTTGTCCGAGCGCGACCTCGACATCCTCGAGTTCGAGCGGCACTGGTGGAAGTACGCGGGGGCCAAGGAGCAGGCGATCCGCGAGAAGTTCGCGATGAGCTCGACGCGCTACTACCAGGTGCTCAACGCGCTCATCGACTCTCCCGACGCCCTGGCCGCCGACCCGCTGCTCGTCCGTCGCCTGCGCCGCCTCCGGGCCGCGCGGCAGCGGCAGCGCTCGGCCCGCCGCCTCGGGTTCGACGCGTGA
- a CDS encoding NAD(P)/FAD-dependent oxidoreductase, which yields MNAPRVFDHVIVGGGMAADAAAKGIRELDADASIAILGEEPTAPFPRPALSKKLWTDPDFTFDDAALDTEEQTGATLRLDDAVVALDPEAREVRTRTGEVYGYGKLLFATGGRPRQIDGLDPGERVLYFRTLTDYHHLRRLSEGHPHVAVVGGGYIGSEIAAALVQNGCTVTLVHPDDVLGGSMLPPTLAHRYETLFVDGGVTLRPGTKVSSGTADETGAELVLDDGSTLTADVVVVGLGIEPAGELAGDAGIVLADDGSIEVDRHLATNVADVHAAGDVATYTDRILGRTRVEHVDNATTMGTVAGRILAGSDETYDHTPYFYSAVFGTRFEAVGTLDASLPIIEDHLDDERAVAYYLDEDGRAVVGVLLWDVEERRDAAREVLASQPLADGADPSTLVGRIGA from the coding sequence ATGAACGCACCTCGGGTCTTCGACCACGTCATCGTCGGCGGCGGGATGGCGGCCGACGCCGCCGCCAAGGGCATCCGCGAGCTCGACGCTGACGCCTCGATCGCGATCCTCGGCGAGGAGCCGACGGCGCCGTTCCCGCGCCCGGCGCTGTCGAAGAAGCTGTGGACCGACCCCGACTTCACGTTCGACGACGCCGCGCTCGACACCGAGGAGCAGACGGGCGCGACCCTGCGCCTCGACGACGCCGTCGTCGCGCTCGACCCCGAGGCGCGGGAGGTGCGCACGCGGACGGGCGAGGTCTACGGCTACGGGAAGCTGCTGTTCGCCACCGGTGGGCGCCCGCGGCAGATCGACGGGCTCGACCCGGGCGAGCGGGTGCTCTACTTCCGCACGCTCACCGACTACCACCACCTGCGTCGGCTGTCGGAGGGCCACCCGCACGTCGCGGTCGTGGGCGGCGGCTACATCGGCTCCGAGATCGCCGCCGCGCTCGTGCAGAACGGCTGCACGGTGACCCTCGTGCACCCCGACGACGTGCTGGGCGGCTCGATGCTGCCGCCGACGCTGGCCCACCGCTACGAGACGCTCTTCGTCGACGGCGGCGTCACGCTCCGCCCCGGCACGAAGGTCAGCTCGGGCACCGCCGACGAGACGGGCGCCGAGCTCGTCCTCGACGACGGATCGACGCTGACCGCGGACGTCGTCGTGGTGGGCCTCGGCATCGAGCCCGCGGGCGAGCTGGCGGGCGACGCCGGCATCGTGCTCGCCGACGACGGCAGCATCGAGGTCGACCGCCACCTGGCCACCAACGTGGCCGACGTGCACGCGGCGGGTGACGTCGCGACGTACACCGACCGCATCCTCGGCCGCACCCGCGTCGAGCACGTCGACAACGCGACCACCATGGGCACCGTGGCCGGCCGGATCCTCGCCGGCAGTGACGAGACCTACGACCACACGCCGTACTTCTACTCCGCCGTCTTCGGCACCCGCTTCGAGGCCGTCGGCACGCTCGACGCGTCCCTGCCGATCATCGAGGACCACCTCGACGACGAGCGGGCGGTGGCCTACTACCTCGACGAGGACGGCCGCGCGGTCGTCGGCGTGCTCCTGTGGGACGTCGAGGAGCGTCGGGACGCCGCTCGCGAGGTGCTCGCGTCGCAGCCCCTCGCCGACGGCGCGGACCCCTCGACGCTGGTCGGTCGCATCGGGGCATGA
- a CDS encoding LytR C-terminal domain-containing protein, giving the protein MRPPMSQRAGARRTGDQRGAAYPAPLVALSVVAVVMAGLAFAFTGGDDGDEEIRSAAAPAATSTTEPPATEEPEPTAPPTTEEPEIDKSQTVVEVYNNSGISGLASRTGETASAAGWQVVGSDNWVGTIPSSTVYYPERLEAQAQLLAEDLGIARLMPAVDPMRGDRLTVILTSDYSAS; this is encoded by the coding sequence GTGAGGCCCCCGATGTCGCAGCGCGCGGGCGCGCGCCGTACCGGGGACCAGCGGGGCGCCGCCTACCCGGCCCCCCTCGTCGCGCTGAGCGTCGTCGCGGTGGTGATGGCCGGACTGGCGTTCGCCTTCACCGGGGGCGACGACGGCGACGAGGAGATCCGTTCGGCCGCGGCGCCCGCCGCGACCTCGACCACCGAGCCCCCCGCGACGGAGGAGCCCGAGCCCACGGCGCCGCCGACGACGGAGGAGCCCGAGATCGACAAGTCCCAGACGGTCGTGGAGGTCTACAACAACTCCGGCATCAGCGGCCTGGCGTCGCGCACGGGGGAGACCGCCTCGGCGGCCGGCTGGCAGGTCGTCGGCTCCGACAACTGGGTGGGCACGATCCCGAGCTCGACGGTCTACTACCCCGAGCGCCTCGAGGCGCAGGCCCAGCTGCTCGCCGAGGACCTCGGCATCGCGCGCCTCATGCCCGCCGTCGACCCGATGCGGGGCGACCGCCTGACCGTGATCCTCACGTCGGACTACTCCGCCTCCTGA
- a CDS encoding MarR family winged helix-turn-helix transcriptional regulator, translated as MSDAPWLDDDEMDAWLALVGVLLRLGPALDSQAQRDAGMTHFDYQVLAMLSEAPERTLAMSELAHRVNASLSRLSHVVKKLELRGWIVRRPSPTSRRVTECTLTPSGYDVLVDAAPGHVRAVRQLVFDGLTPEQVRQLTAIASTMRSNLDESDLGTLDG; from the coding sequence GTGTCGGACGCACCCTGGCTCGACGACGACGAGATGGACGCGTGGCTCGCCCTCGTGGGAGTGCTGCTGCGCCTCGGTCCGGCCCTCGACTCCCAGGCCCAGCGCGACGCCGGCATGACCCACTTCGACTACCAGGTGCTCGCGATGCTGTCCGAGGCCCCGGAACGCACGCTGGCGATGAGCGAGCTCGCGCACCGGGTGAACGCCTCCCTCTCGCGGCTCTCCCACGTCGTCAAGAAGCTCGAGCTGCGCGGCTGGATCGTGCGCCGCCCGTCGCCGACCAGCCGCCGGGTCACGGAGTGCACGCTGACGCCGTCGGGCTACGACGTGCTCGTCGACGCCGCCCCGGGCCACGTGCGCGCCGTGCGGCAGCTCGTCTTCGACGGGCTCACCCCGGAACAGGTCCGCCAGCTGACCGCGATCGCGTCGACGATGCGGAGCAACCTCGACGAGTCCGACCTGGGCACGCTCGACGGCTGA
- the otsB gene encoding trehalose-phosphatase: MQFTSAEAARRYDELVHVAARSVIALDFDGTLSPIVDDPAAAHIHDEAPGVLVDLAVHVRALAVVTGRPARQVLALGGLDEVGELVHDAGSDLYVFGQYGNERWDTQDRRVRSPRPPQGLSSFLLGLPKVLRTAKAEDAYVEEKGLAIAVHTRRLEDPQAAYDRLLPLVTELAAAHDLGVEPGRNVIEVRSPGMHKGEAVKVLVRETRAGGFLFGGDDLGDVEAFHAVAELRRQGLPTLLVASASEEESALADLADVVVEGPDGVLDLLRRLTADAASVRT; this comes from the coding sequence ATGCAGTTCACCTCGGCGGAGGCAGCGCGCCGCTACGACGAGCTCGTGCACGTGGCCGCGCGGTCCGTGATCGCGCTCGACTTCGACGGCACCCTGTCGCCGATCGTCGACGACCCCGCCGCCGCGCACATCCACGACGAGGCCCCCGGGGTGCTCGTCGACCTCGCCGTCCACGTGCGTGCGCTCGCGGTCGTGACCGGCCGTCCCGCGCGCCAGGTGCTGGCCCTCGGCGGCCTCGACGAGGTGGGCGAGCTGGTGCACGACGCGGGCAGCGACCTCTACGTCTTCGGTCAGTACGGCAACGAGCGCTGGGACACCCAGGACCGCCGCGTGCGCTCCCCGCGCCCGCCGCAGGGGCTGTCGTCGTTCCTCCTGGGTCTGCCGAAGGTGCTGCGCACCGCCAAGGCCGAGGACGCGTACGTCGAGGAGAAGGGCCTCGCGATCGCCGTGCACACCCGGCGGCTGGAGGACCCGCAGGCCGCGTACGACCGGTTGCTGCCCCTCGTCACCGAGCTGGCCGCCGCCCACGACCTCGGCGTCGAGCCGGGCCGCAACGTCATCGAGGTGCGCTCGCCCGGCATGCACAAGGGGGAGGCCGTGAAGGTCCTCGTGCGCGAGACGCGGGCCGGTGGCTTCCTCTTCGGCGGTGACGACCTCGGCGACGTCGAGGCCTTCCACGCCGTCGCCGAGCTCCGCCGCCAGGGCCTCCCGACGCTCCTGGTGGCCTCGGCCTCCGAGGAGGAGAGCGCGCTCGCCGACCTGGCGGACGTCGTCGTCGAGGGCCCCGACGGGGTGCTCGACCTGCTGCGCCGCCTCACAGCCGACGCCGCCTCCGTGCGCACCTGA
- a CDS encoding alpha,alpha-trehalose-phosphate synthase (UDP-forming) gives MARTGTADLVIVANRLPVDRTTNPDGSRGWRRSPGGLVSALEPVMRAGDGAWIGWPGVAGHDDLEPFVEDGMQLVPVGLSAEEVEEFYEGFSNSTLWPLYHDVVAKPEFHREWFDSYVKVNERFAAAAAEVASENATVWVQDYQLQLVPRMLRDLRPDLRIGFYLHIPFPPSELFQQLPWRRQVLEGLLGADLVGFQLPAAAQNFIRLVRQRVGHKTHRDTVYLPDGRTVKAAAFPISIDTAGFEELARSESVERRARAIREALGNPAKIFLGIDRLDYTKGIYARLRAFSELIADGHFGVEDAVFVQVATPSRERVEQYRILRDEIDRLVGRINGDLGRIGRPAISYLHSSYPREEMAALYRAADVMVVTPYRDGMNLVAKEYVACRFGNDGALVLSEFAGAAEELRQAWLVNPYDINGMKQALLAAYEADPKDLNRRMKAMRRTVREKDVAFWADHFLEELSATRPEHGKPLRPARKS, from the coding sequence GTGGCTCGCACCGGCACGGCAGACCTGGTCATCGTCGCGAACCGACTTCCCGTCGACCGCACGACCAATCCCGACGGCAGCCGCGGCTGGCGTCGCTCCCCCGGCGGGCTGGTCAGCGCCCTCGAACCGGTGATGCGGGCGGGGGACGGCGCGTGGATCGGGTGGCCCGGCGTCGCGGGCCACGACGACCTCGAGCCCTTCGTCGAGGACGGGATGCAGCTCGTCCCCGTGGGCCTCAGCGCCGAGGAGGTCGAGGAGTTCTACGAGGGCTTCTCCAACTCGACCCTCTGGCCGCTCTACCACGACGTGGTCGCCAAACCGGAGTTCCACCGCGAGTGGTTCGACTCCTACGTGAAGGTCAACGAGCGCTTCGCGGCGGCGGCGGCCGAGGTGGCCTCCGAGAACGCGACCGTCTGGGTGCAGGACTACCAGCTGCAGCTCGTGCCCCGGATGCTGCGCGACCTGCGGCCCGACCTCCGCATCGGCTTCTACCTGCACATCCCGTTCCCCCCGAGCGAGCTGTTCCAGCAGCTCCCGTGGCGCCGCCAGGTGCTCGAGGGCCTGCTCGGCGCCGACCTCGTCGGCTTCCAGCTGCCGGCCGCGGCGCAGAACTTCATCCGGCTCGTGCGCCAGCGCGTCGGCCACAAGACGCACCGCGACACCGTCTACCTGCCCGACGGGCGCACCGTGAAGGCCGCCGCGTTCCCCATCAGCATCGACACGGCCGGCTTCGAGGAGCTGGCCCGCTCGGAGAGCGTGGAGCGCCGCGCCCGCGCCATCCGCGAGGCCCTCGGCAACCCGGCGAAGATCTTCCTCGGCATCGACCGGCTCGACTACACGAAGGGCATCTACGCCCGGCTCCGCGCCTTCTCGGAGCTCATCGCCGACGGCCACTTCGGCGTCGAGGACGCTGTCTTCGTGCAGGTCGCCACGCCCTCGCGCGAGCGGGTGGAGCAGTACCGGATCCTCCGCGACGAGATCGACCGGCTCGTCGGCCGCATCAACGGCGACCTCGGCCGCATCGGCCGCCCGGCGATCTCCTACCTCCACTCCTCCTACCCGCGCGAGGAGATGGCCGCGCTCTACCGCGCGGCCGACGTCATGGTCGTCACCCCCTACCGCGACGGCATGAACCTCGTGGCCAAGGAGTACGTCGCGTGCCGCTTCGGCAACGACGGGGCGCTCGTGCTCTCCGAGTTCGCCGGCGCGGCGGAGGAGCTCCGCCAGGCCTGGCTCGTCAACCCCTACGACATCAACGGGATGAAGCAGGCGCTGCTCGCGGCGTACGAGGCCGACCCCAAGGACCTCAACCGCCGCATGAAGGCGATGCGGCGCACGGTGCGGGAGAAGGACGTCGCCTTCTGGGCCGACCACTTCCTGGAGGAGCTCTCCGCGACCCGGCCCGAGCACGGCAAGCCGCTGCGACCCGCGCGCAAGTCCTGA